One Tamlana carrageenivorans genomic region harbors:
- a CDS encoding DUF2779 domain-containing protein, which produces MKTDFSKILSKSDFKVARSCPTKLYYKKNGYPSANDGNEYMEYLAEGGYAVGKLATLHFPEGIRIQNELGLKSAITQTKEELQKENVVLFEPALLTEGKVAAIDILVKEGNRFEIIEVKSKGFDSDNPKFDKGWDEYLEDIAFQKELLQEVFPNAHIDCFLFVPDKAKRTQIDGLNALFELKEVEAHNQFKFYEIEFIGDPKIIRKDDFMVKVNVNDEVNKHSSIIKNAIKLYSESLQQETKIQEPLNINCFSCEYNAGDDKNGYHECWKGMPEPELHIRDVYRLGNIKENKESVANNLIGDKKLDVDALPEKAIEGVWGERRLIQINNTKAQSEWIARELKEEINSWKYPLHFIDFETCITALPFHKGMRPYEMSAFQWSCHTIKQPGSEPIHSEWLNSDPKFPSFAFAESLMNKVGYDGTLLMWSSHENTTLRNIYYQMEEYNQSIPGLKRWLEYVVKFDKNGAGAFVDMNDLALKYYFHPVMKGRTSIKVTLPAVLAANKSKRTENWLSNFDEGINLLHRGEDGIIENPYKHLPPIDLLENAEKVNEGTGAMRAYEDMLFGISKHQPEIKKAYKEALLRYCKLDTLAMVIIWEHWRNL; this is translated from the coding sequence ATGAAAACCGACTTTTCAAAAATATTATCCAAGTCCGATTTTAAGGTAGCCCGTAGCTGCCCGACCAAGCTCTATTACAAGAAAAACGGCTACCCATCTGCCAATGATGGTAACGAATACATGGAATACCTTGCCGAAGGTGGTTATGCCGTTGGTAAATTGGCTACACTTCATTTTCCGGAAGGTATTCGCATACAAAACGAACTCGGACTAAAGAGTGCCATTACTCAAACCAAAGAAGAACTACAAAAAGAAAATGTAGTCCTTTTTGAACCGGCTTTGTTAACGGAAGGAAAAGTCGCTGCCATTGATATTTTAGTCAAGGAAGGCAATCGTTTTGAAATTATTGAGGTAAAGTCCAAAGGCTTTGATTCTGATAACCCGAAATTTGACAAAGGTTGGGATGAATACCTAGAGGATATTGCATTTCAAAAGGAGCTTTTACAAGAAGTATTTCCGAATGCTCATATCGACTGTTTTCTGTTTGTTCCGGACAAAGCCAAGCGAACACAAATAGATGGCTTAAATGCTTTGTTTGAGCTCAAAGAAGTAGAAGCTCACAATCAGTTTAAGTTTTACGAGATTGAATTTATCGGTGATCCTAAAATTATCCGAAAGGATGATTTTATGGTAAAGGTGAATGTAAACGATGAAGTAAACAAACACAGTTCCATCATTAAAAATGCCATTAAACTCTATTCTGAAAGTTTGCAGCAAGAGACTAAAATTCAGGAACCTTTGAATATAAATTGCTTCTCTTGTGAATACAATGCAGGAGATGATAAAAACGGCTACCATGAATGTTGGAAAGGAATGCCGGAACCGGAATTACATATCAGAGATGTTTACCGTTTGGGGAATATCAAAGAAAACAAGGAATCCGTTGCTAATAATCTAATTGGAGATAAAAAACTGGATGTAGATGCCTTGCCTGAAAAAGCTATTGAAGGCGTTTGGGGTGAACGCAGATTGATACAGATTAACAATACCAAAGCTCAATCGGAATGGATAGCCAGGGAATTGAAAGAAGAAATCAACTCATGGAAATATCCGCTGCATTTTATAGACTTTGAAACCTGTATTACGGCATTACCTTTTCACAAAGGCATGCGACCTTATGAAATGAGTGCTTTTCAATGGAGTTGCCATACCATTAAACAACCCGGATCCGAACCAATTCATAGTGAGTGGCTCAATAGCGATCCTAAATTCCCAAGTTTTGCCTTTGCAGAAAGTTTGATGAATAAGGTCGGCTATGATGGTACACTTTTGATGTGGAGCTCGCATGAAAATACCACCTTGCGAAACATCTATTACCAAATGGAAGAGTACAATCAGTCTATTCCGGGATTAAAACGATGGTTGGAATACGTGGTGAAGTTTGATAAAAATGGAGCCGGAGCCTTTGTGGACATGAACGATTTGGCATTGAAATACTATTTCCACCCGGTAATGAAAGGACGTACCAGTATCAAAGTAACACTGCCGGCTGTTTTGGCTGCTAACAAGTCTAAACGCACCGAAAACTGGCTATCCAATTTTGACGAAGGGATCAATTTATTGCACCGTGGCGAAGACGGAATAATTGAGAACCCATACAAACATTTGCCACCTATCGACTTATTGGAAAATGCCGAAAAGGTGAACGAAGGAACCGGAGCTATGCGTGCTTATGAGGATATGCTCTTTGGTATCAGTAAACACCAACCGGAAATAAAAAAAGCCTACAAAGAGGCTTTATTACGTTATTGCAAACTGGATACGCTTGCCATGGTGATTATTTGGGAGCATTGGAGGAATTTATAG